In Lolium rigidum isolate FL_2022 chromosome 7, APGP_CSIRO_Lrig_0.1, whole genome shotgun sequence, the DNA window CAGACACTTGATCTAGCATCTGTTATTCCTGGGTCACATTTTATGCCTTGCCGGACTCCTCGCAGCCTGGTGGCTTGAAGGCGATGAAGCTGACACACTGCACCTGACGGATGTTGTCAAAACCGATGATGCGGACATAGGCGTCAGGGTACTCCTTCttgacctcctccacctccttgaGGACCTGGGCAGCGTCAGTGCAGCCGAACATGGGCAGCTTCCACATTGTCCAGTACCTGCCGTCGTAGTATCCGGGAGTGCTGCCGAACTCACGGAAGATGAAGCCAACCTTGCTGAACTCCAAGCACGGAACCCATTTGGAGCGGATCAAAAAGTCGATC includes these proteins:
- the LOC124679485 gene encoding ribulose bisphosphate carboxylase small subunit, chloroplastic 1, whose amino-acid sequence is MAPAVMASSATTVAPFQGLKSTAGLPVSRRSAASLGSVSNGGRIRCMQVWPIEGIKKFETLSYLPPLSAEALLKQIDFLIRSKWVPCLEFSKVGFIFREFGSTPGYYDGRYWTMWKLPMFGCTDAAQVLKEVEEVKKEYPDAYVRIIGFDNIRQVQCVSFIAFKPPGCEESGKA